Proteins encoded in a region of the Brevefilum fermentans genome:
- a CDS encoding NAD(P)/FAD-dependent oxidoreductase — protein MTKTIHTDVLIVGAGPIGAYLGWKLADAGCDVHLLEALTLDKVGAHIEVIHIDEIRFDEFEIPHPTPPELIHLPPFFKVWSVDSSRYFEVHYPFYVINMPLYVQRLHGYIRNSGGKLTEKARVEDVIVEDGYIKGVTGNIGGEPFEAYARITVDASGIVGALRTRLPDDFGIENTPLPPEQTFYSGLELREDIPEGYPTGSNSFLGTPGFWNMSYGDGAILGMVIPGSAELAWEKHKQWREERYGDPGKLVARRIGCGPYRRAPLSYVGDGFVAVGDSVYQNKAFSGEGIVSGYTACKIAKDVIFDALEKDDCSKKGLWAYNTRYFRGQGAKFASVMGFLPIVNDFPPEELDFLNTNEIIFCKDDYEYLNLNYELNLPPERWARICQTIEAGVKEGQFSEKSFQTMKTLYDFSNQLKSHYLKYPETPEGIAAWGAVQKAMWGY, from the coding sequence ATGACCAAAACCATTCACACGGACGTGCTTATTGTTGGCGCAGGACCAATTGGAGCCTATTTAGGATGGAAACTGGCTGATGCCGGCTGCGATGTCCACCTTCTGGAAGCCCTGACTCTCGATAAAGTCGGTGCCCACATCGAAGTTATCCACATCGATGAAATCCGCTTTGATGAATTTGAGATTCCTCATCCAACCCCGCCTGAGTTGATCCACCTTCCACCCTTCTTTAAGGTTTGGTCTGTTGATTCAAGCCGGTATTTCGAAGTTCACTATCCCTTTTATGTCATTAACATGCCTTTATACGTGCAACGCCTGCATGGATATATTCGAAATTCGGGAGGGAAGCTTACTGAAAAAGCCCGCGTTGAAGATGTCATTGTCGAAGATGGATATATCAAAGGTGTAACCGGTAATATTGGCGGTGAGCCTTTTGAGGCTTATGCCCGCATAACTGTCGACGCATCTGGCATCGTAGGCGCTCTCCGAACTCGTCTACCTGATGATTTTGGTATCGAAAACACACCGCTCCCACCTGAGCAGACTTTCTACAGCGGTTTAGAGCTTCGTGAAGACATTCCTGAAGGCTACCCCACCGGCAGCAACAGCTTCTTGGGCACACCTGGATTTTGGAATATGTCCTACGGAGATGGGGCAATTCTGGGCATGGTTATACCTGGAAGTGCTGAGCTTGCCTGGGAAAAACACAAGCAATGGCGAGAAGAGCGCTATGGAGATCCAGGAAAACTGGTTGCCAGGAGGATCGGCTGTGGCCCTTATCGCCGTGCACCATTGTCTTACGTGGGTGATGGATTTGTCGCTGTAGGCGATTCAGTCTATCAAAACAAAGCCTTTTCCGGCGAAGGTATTGTCAGCGGCTATACTGCCTGCAAAATCGCAAAAGATGTGATTTTTGATGCCCTTGAAAAAGATGATTGCAGCAAAAAAGGTTTGTGGGCTTATAACACGCGCTATTTCCGCGGTCAGGGTGCGAAATTTGCGAGTGTGATGGGTTTCCTCCCCATCGTCAATGATTTTCCTCCAGAAGAACTGGACTTTCTCAACACAAACGAGATCATCTTTTGCAAAGATGATTACGAATACCTCAATTTGAATTACGAGCTCAATCTTCCCCCCGAGCGATGGGCGCGTATATGCCAAACTATAGAAGCAGGCGTTAAAGAAGGTCAGTTTAGCGAAAAAAGCTTCCAAACCATGAAAACCCTATACGATTTTTCAAACCAGCTTAAATCTCACTATCTAAAATACCCTGAAACCCCAGAAGGGATTGCTGCCTGGGGTGCCGTTCAAAAAGCAATGTGGGGTTATTAA
- a CDS encoding diacylglycerol/lipid kinase family protein, translating to MPKRKKALLFFNSKSGHSREEYHCDLFRAFFDQKQIDLDLVYVPDEFERIRTRIDTALSEDVDFLIVAGGDGTVSMVGTHLVGKNASLGIVPLGTGNLLAKALHIPQDIEQALELIVSKNPNKVCIDTFKLDERNFLLNISVGLSPKLMDSVHSHQKQRMGVFAYLIYFFQQVLGLKLHKVFIDCDQRKFSVMASEVLITNISTAGVDPLTWSENIFLDDGIMDLLIFRAANVWDTIRVARSIIFHKEKINPLIKFFKVREYCVVETQAPMTTQADGDVIGKTPFKIEVIPNSLSIIAGNNPQEN from the coding sequence ATGCCGAAACGTAAGAAAGCATTATTGTTTTTTAATTCTAAATCAGGTCACAGTAGAGAGGAATATCATTGTGACCTGTTTCGTGCTTTTTTTGATCAAAAGCAAATTGACCTTGATCTTGTCTACGTGCCGGATGAATTCGAAAGAATAAGGACAAGAATTGATACTGCACTTTCAGAAGATGTGGATTTTTTAATCGTAGCAGGTGGCGACGGGACGGTTTCAATGGTGGGGACCCACCTGGTTGGGAAAAATGCTTCTTTAGGCATTGTTCCCTTAGGCACCGGGAATTTGTTGGCAAAAGCTTTGCATATTCCGCAAGACATTGAACAGGCCTTGGAATTGATTGTTTCAAAGAACCCGAATAAAGTTTGTATCGATACTTTCAAGCTGGACGAGCGGAATTTTTTATTAAATATCAGCGTAGGACTTTCCCCAAAGCTAATGGACTCTGTGCACTCACACCAGAAACAACGGATGGGAGTCTTTGCTTACCTGATTTACTTCTTCCAACAGGTGTTAGGTTTAAAGCTTCACAAGGTTTTTATCGATTGCGACCAACGTAAATTTTCCGTCATGGCATCCGAGGTTCTTATTACTAACATCAGTACCGCAGGCGTAGATCCACTAACCTGGTCAGAAAATATATTTTTAGATGATGGAATTATGGACCTACTCATCTTTCGGGCCGCCAATGTCTGGGACACCATCAGGGTAGCCAGATCAATAATTTTTCACAAAGAGAAAATCAACCCACTTATAAAATTTTTTAAAGTGAGGGAATATTGCGTGGTGGAAACCCAAGCCCCCATGACAACACAAGCCGATGGCGATGTGATCGGTAAAACGCCATTTAAAATTGAAGTTATCCCCAATTCATTATCCATAATTGCGGGAAACAATCCACAAGAGAATTAA
- a CDS encoding extracellular solute-binding protein: MKKRFVLFAILMIASLMLGACKPKAKPEAPAVEAPVVEEPAVEKPAAEEPAKEEPAKEEPVVAPPSTPDATLRIWADDTRSAILAPLADAFLAEYNVKVIIEEVANIRDQFIIAAPAGEGPDITIVPHDQAGQLVASGLLAPIDLGSKAGDFVDFTIDAFTFDGQLYGMPYASENLAFFYNKDLVDAAPETWDELVVKGMELQDAGKVDWGFVLSGTTYDAFPLMTSQGAYVFGRDSAGNWLPNDIGIGGEGMIKAGKLMQEWIELEFMSPNTDWDTAHALFETGEVPWLMAGPWALDRIRAAGVPYAISDFPDGGLPFLGVQGFIVNALSENQLLAQAFLTEFVATKDVMYQLYEAGNRPPAYIPALELVDDEDMNAFGSAGTGAMPMPALAEMGSVWGAWNDAITLIIQGEMSPEDALTNAQHQIEELIGGALAGMVNVPGSWQAAAGCPGDWQPDCEATALKEVDGLYVGTFNLPAGSYEVKVALDGSWGVNFGVDGIADGDNYQFELAADGEVTFIYDPDTHLLEIKLP, encoded by the coding sequence ATGAAGAAAAGATTTGTTTTATTTGCAATCCTTATGATTGCAAGCCTTATGTTAGGAGCTTGTAAACCAAAAGCAAAACCTGAAGCTCCTGCTGTTGAGGCACCTGTTGTTGAGGAACCTGCGGTTGAAAAGCCGGCTGCAGAAGAACCGGCTAAAGAAGAACCGGCTAAAGAAGAGCCTGTGGTTGCTCCCCCCTCCACACCGGATGCAACTTTGCGTATCTGGGCTGATGACACCCGTTCAGCTATTCTGGCACCCCTGGCAGACGCATTTTTAGCTGAATACAATGTCAAAGTGATTATTGAAGAGGTCGCCAACATCCGTGACCAATTCATTATTGCTGCTCCTGCCGGTGAAGGCCCTGACATCACCATTGTTCCACACGATCAGGCTGGGCAATTAGTCGCCAGCGGTTTGTTGGCTCCGATTGACCTGGGCTCAAAAGCCGGTGACTTTGTCGATTTTACTATTGACGCCTTCACTTTTGATGGTCAGTTGTACGGAATGCCCTATGCGTCTGAAAACCTGGCATTTTTCTATAATAAAGACTTGGTTGACGCTGCCCCAGAAACCTGGGACGAACTGGTTGTTAAGGGCATGGAATTGCAAGATGCAGGTAAAGTTGATTGGGGCTTCGTGCTCTCTGGAACAACCTATGATGCTTTCCCGTTGATGACTTCTCAGGGTGCTTACGTCTTTGGTCGGGATTCTGCTGGCAACTGGCTGCCAAATGATATTGGAATTGGCGGGGAAGGAATGATTAAAGCCGGTAAGTTGATGCAAGAATGGATCGAATTAGAGTTCATGTCCCCCAACACTGACTGGGATACCGCTCATGCACTGTTTGAGACCGGTGAAGTTCCCTGGTTGATGGCTGGCCCATGGGCTTTGGATCGGATTCGCGCAGCTGGCGTCCCTTACGCAATCTCCGATTTTCCGGATGGCGGTTTGCCCTTCCTGGGTGTTCAGGGCTTTATTGTCAATGCCCTGAGTGAAAATCAACTCCTTGCTCAGGCTTTCCTGACTGAGTTTGTGGCTACTAAAGACGTGATGTACCAGCTTTATGAAGCCGGTAACCGCCCGCCAGCCTACATCCCTGCTCTGGAACTGGTGGATGACGAAGATATGAATGCCTTTGGATCTGCTGGTACCGGTGCGATGCCAATGCCAGCTCTTGCCGAAATGGGCAGTGTGTGGGGCGCGTGGAACGATGCCATTACCCTGATCATTCAGGGTGAAATGTCACCTGAAGATGCATTAACCAATGCACAACATCAAATTGAAGAATTGATCGGTGGCGCGCTGGCTGGCATGGTCAACGTTCCCGGTAGCTGGCAAGCCGCTGCTGGGTGCCCAGGTGACTGGCAACCGGATTGTGAAGCGACCGCTTTGAAAGAAGTTGATGGACTTTATGTCGGCACATTCAACCTTCCTGCCGGTTCTTACGAAGTTAAAGTAGCTCTGGACGGTAGCTGGGGTGTGAACTTTGGTGTTGATGGGATCGCCGATGGCGACAACTATCAGTTTGAACTTGCTGCAGATGGTGAAGTGACATTTATATATGATCCAGACACCCACTTGTTAGAGATCAAACTTCCGTAA
- a CDS encoding MarR family winged helix-turn-helix transcriptional regulator gives MQNNGRKLYFSLKSIFLHIDNQEKSLLAQYDLNIPRFYILMHVHEQPGVNYNELSDLMLCTRGNTTRVVRSMQKEGLLTRKVNNDDRRCYHLYLTDKGERIFTEVYIAYKQQIDRLLARFSEDELTSYTDICEHIEEVLTPIG, from the coding sequence ATGCAAAATAACGGCCGGAAACTCTACTTTTCTCTCAAATCGATATTTTTGCACATTGACAACCAGGAGAAATCCCTCTTAGCACAATACGACTTAAACATCCCTCGTTTTTATATTTTAATGCATGTGCATGAGCAGCCTGGGGTCAACTATAACGAACTCAGTGATTTAATGTTATGCACCAGAGGCAATACAACTCGCGTCGTACGCTCAATGCAGAAAGAAGGCTTGTTGACCCGCAAAGTAAACAACGACGATCGACGGTGCTATCATCTATATCTTACAGACAAAGGAGAAAGAATTTTTACGGAGGTGTATATCGCATATAAACAACAAATTGATCGATTACTAGCAAGATTTTCTGAAGATGAGCTGACTTCCTATACCGACATTTGTGAACATATCGAAGAGGTGCTAACGCCGATTGGTTAA
- a CDS encoding beta-galactosidase small subunit-related protein: MAKPATHRAVTCFTNNQKRMDYQRLTWYGRGPHESYSAREDTAFFDLHTAKRVDLFHPYIMPQENGNRTDTRWLKLYGNGVPQVRVLGRPSFDFSIHHCSLMNLTNARHIDKVTVQAGPWLFIDLGQTGLGSNSCGSDTLLQYRLESQSYQFKIRLRP; this comes from the coding sequence ATGGCCAAACCCGCCACCCATCGAGCCGTGACGTGTTTCACCAACAACCAGAAGCGCATGGATTATCAACGCTTGACCTGGTATGGGCGCGGTCCTCATGAAAGCTATAGCGCCCGGGAAGATACTGCTTTTTTTGACCTCCACACTGCCAAAAGGGTCGATTTGTTTCATCCGTACATCATGCCCCAGGAAAATGGCAATCGCACGGACACTCGCTGGTTGAAATTGTATGGGAATGGTGTGCCCCAGGTCAGAGTCCTGGGTCGACCCAGTTTTGATTTCAGCATCCACCATTGCTCGTTGATGAACCTGACAAATGCAAGGCATATCGATAAGGTCACCGTCCAGGCAGGTCCCTGGCTGTTCATCGATTTAGGCCAGACCGGGCTGGGCAGTAACTCCTGCGGATCCGACACGCTGCTTCAATATCGACTGGAATCCCAATCTTATCAGTTTAAAATTCGATTGCGCCCCTAA
- a CDS encoding glycoside hydrolase family 2 TIM barrel-domain containing protein, with translation MLDIEDPGQPQVNALPGHTWFIPFDDLNTPIPLFPIDSSRCMLLNGQWDFIYLDSHKALPQKPQDLFLRNGCIGVIDVPGCWELQGYGRPQYLNITYPFPIDPPFVPDANPTGVYHRRFSLPASWHDTQIVVTFLGVSSAFDVFCNDHYVGGAKASHLTSEFNLTPYLDSIGENRLMVVVYQWSDGAYLEDQDMWRLHGIFREVYLTARPRRHILDAIIDVDYDHLHSVGTLNARFITNDDRPLPLRVMLCDQAGKIIFSMSAESHSPLSKEIPDCQPWTAETPFLYTLFIETLDDDGLPLEIIGFHVGFKRIQIRDQQLLLNGRPIKLKGVNHHEFDPDTGWTISPTRMEQDIRLMKRHNINAVRNSHYVNHPYWYALCDRYGLYLIDETDLETHGFEFVGNRSALSDSPDWKEAYLDRARRMVAQNRNHPSIVFWSLGNEAGFGENHVSMAEYIRNVDPSRPVHYESAGTEAAVDIVSVMYPSISELKKAGENPESDPRPFFVCEYAHAMGNSPGSLREYWELIYKYPRLIGACVWDWVDQGLRHRTLEGETTFYYGGDYGDNPNDANFCINGLINPDREPHPGLYELEYWIQPVSLLEYDSQANRIRLQNRYDFLSLEHLQCFCTLKAEGTLLAESEIPLDSSHQPGEISLTIPGFDITLPPDKETWFEIVFKQKTSTLWAEASHVVARDQICIQEGVVNRKYSVTTNDQPCSWQVSENEHRIIVEDEQQAFEIDRITGWIDAWRVNRAPVFIEPLCLNIWRAPTDNDVHIAKEWLYDGLDRAIFFRNQVELISNNDGCVSIRVEGKLATAGDQPIAHCELIYSFLQNGLLEIDLNFVPMHINTRLPRLGFKTRLHQDYQRVTWYGRGPHESYSDRKDSAFVDLHTAKTVDLFHPYIMPQENGNRTDTRWLKLYGNDVPPVRVLGGPSFDFSIHHCSLTNLTNARHIDEVTFQADPWLYIDLAQTGLGSNSCGPDTLLQYRLEPRPYQFKIRLCPCS, from the coding sequence TTGTTAGATATTGAAGATCCCGGACAACCCCAGGTTAACGCGCTGCCGGGGCACACCTGGTTTATTCCCTTTGACGATTTAAACACACCCATCCCCCTCTTTCCGATCGATTCAAGCCGCTGTATGCTCCTGAATGGGCAATGGGATTTCATTTATTTAGATTCCCACAAAGCACTTCCACAAAAGCCACAGGATTTGTTTCTTCGCAATGGTTGCATTGGCGTTATCGACGTACCGGGTTGCTGGGAATTGCAGGGGTATGGTCGCCCGCAGTATCTGAATATCACCTATCCTTTTCCGATTGATCCCCCTTTTGTTCCAGATGCCAACCCTACCGGAGTTTATCATCGTCGATTTTCACTCCCTGCTTCTTGGCATGACACTCAGATTGTCGTGACTTTTTTAGGCGTTAGCAGTGCTTTCGATGTGTTTTGTAACGACCACTATGTCGGCGGTGCAAAAGCCAGCCATCTGACCAGCGAATTCAATCTCACACCATATCTGGATTCCATCGGTGAGAACCGGCTGATGGTTGTCGTCTATCAATGGTCGGATGGCGCCTATCTTGAAGATCAGGATATGTGGCGCCTGCACGGGATTTTTCGTGAAGTGTATCTGACAGCCAGGCCGAGAAGACACATCTTGGATGCAATTATCGACGTGGACTACGATCACCTTCATTCCGTGGGGACGTTAAATGCCCGTTTCATCACCAACGATGACCGTCCGCTCCCTCTCAGGGTTATGCTCTGTGACCAGGCAGGAAAAATAATCTTCAGCATGTCTGCAGAATCCCACAGCCCGCTTTCAAAGGAGATACCTGATTGCCAACCCTGGACTGCGGAAACCCCCTTCCTGTACACGTTATTCATTGAGACCTTGGACGATGATGGCTTGCCCCTCGAAATAATTGGCTTTCATGTCGGTTTTAAGCGAATCCAAATTCGAGATCAACAACTCTTACTTAATGGTCGACCGATTAAATTAAAAGGTGTCAACCACCATGAGTTTGACCCCGACACAGGCTGGACAATTTCACCCACGCGGATGGAACAGGATATCCGCTTGATGAAACGCCACAATATCAATGCTGTGCGCAACTCGCATTATGTCAATCATCCCTACTGGTATGCACTGTGTGATCGCTATGGGCTGTACTTAATTGATGAAACAGACCTGGAGACTCACGGCTTTGAATTTGTTGGAAACCGATCAGCGCTGTCTGATTCGCCGGATTGGAAAGAAGCCTATTTAGACCGTGCGCGTCGGATGGTGGCGCAAAACCGAAATCACCCCTCGATTGTTTTCTGGTCATTGGGCAACGAAGCTGGCTTTGGCGAGAATCATGTCAGTATGGCTGAATATATCCGCAACGTCGACCCCTCCCGACCCGTCCATTATGAAAGCGCGGGCACAGAAGCTGCTGTCGATATTGTATCCGTGATGTACCCGAGTATATCCGAATTAAAGAAAGCCGGTGAGAACCCGGAGAGCGACCCTCGACCCTTTTTTGTGTGCGAATATGCCCATGCAATGGGCAACAGCCCCGGTAGTCTACGCGAATACTGGGAATTAATTTATAAATACCCTCGATTAATTGGCGCTTGCGTCTGGGATTGGGTTGACCAGGGCTTGCGCCATCGCACACTCGAAGGTGAAACCACGTTTTATTACGGCGGCGATTATGGTGATAATCCCAATGACGCCAATTTTTGCATTAATGGATTGATCAACCCTGATCGCGAACCGCATCCAGGGCTTTACGAATTAGAGTACTGGATTCAGCCCGTATCACTGCTGGAGTACGATTCGCAAGCAAATCGCATCCGGCTGCAAAACCGCTATGATTTTCTCAGCCTTGAGCATTTGCAGTGTTTTTGTACTCTCAAGGCTGAAGGCACCCTCCTTGCCGAGAGTGAAATACCCCTGGATTCCAGCCATCAACCCGGAGAGATCAGCTTAACGATTCCCGGGTTTGACATCACTTTGCCGCCTGATAAAGAAACCTGGTTCGAAATTGTTTTTAAGCAAAAAACATCCACGCTTTGGGCTGAGGCTTCGCATGTCGTAGCCCGGGATCAAATTTGCATCCAAGAGGGCGTTGTCAACAGAAAATACAGCGTCACAACAAATGACCAACCCTGCTCCTGGCAAGTTTCAGAAAACGAGCATCGAATCATTGTGGAGGATGAACAGCAAGCTTTCGAAATCGATCGCATCACGGGCTGGATCGATGCATGGCGTGTCAATCGTGCACCGGTTTTTATCGAACCCTTGTGTCTCAATATCTGGCGTGCACCCACCGATAACGATGTGCACATCGCTAAAGAATGGCTCTATGATGGGCTTGATCGGGCGATATTTTTTCGCAACCAGGTGGAGCTGATCAGCAATAATGATGGGTGTGTTTCCATACGCGTTGAGGGAAAACTGGCTACTGCTGGAGACCAACCCATCGCCCATTGTGAACTTATTTATTCTTTTCTTCAAAATGGCTTGCTGGAAATCGACTTAAATTTTGTTCCGATGCACATCAATACTCGCTTACCAAGGTTGGGTTTCAAAACCAGGCTTCACCAGGATTATCAACGCGTGACCTGGTATGGCCGCGGTCCTCACGAAAGCTATAGCGATCGGAAAGATTCTGCCTTTGTCGACCTTCACACTGCAAAAACGGTCGATTTGTTTCATCCGTACATCATGCCGCAGGAAAACGGCAATCGCACGGACACTCGCTGGTTGAAATTGTATGGAAATGATGTGCCCCCGGTCAGAGTCCTGGGTGGACCCAGTTTTGATTTCAGCATCCACCATTGCTCGTTAACGAACCTGACAAATGCAAGGCATATCGATGAGGTCACCTTCCAGGCAGACCCCTGGCTGTACATCGATTTAGCCCAAACCGGGCTGGGCAGTAACTCCTGCGGGCCGGACACGCTGCTTCAATATCGACTGGAACCCCGACCTTATCAGTTCAAAATTCGATTGTGCCCCTGCTCCTGA
- a CDS encoding NAD(P)/FAD-dependent oxidoreductase, producing the protein MKKYKYIIIGGGMTGAAAVMGIRENDPDGSIAVFSKEEFPPYARPPLSKGLWAGKEEKGIFRKLDELDVDLILDTTVEKISPDEKLVVTKKGKKYSYQKLLLATGGDPRHMPGAPADVIYYRTLDDYHKLKKETELKDNFCIIGGGFIGSELAAALTNNNKQVTMLFPEKGLSGTIFPENLSEYMAQYYRDKGVKVFTTHLVDSIVKEGDQFVVKYHSMENNEPGEAYFDAVIAGIGIIPNTALAEDSGITVDNGIVVDEYLQTNHPDIFAAGDVANFVHIPLGQRMRLEHASNAHLMGLLAGKNMSGEKLPYDNFPYFYSDLFDMGYEAIGDTNIRLDIFEDWIEPFKKGTIFYLNEGRIRGLIFWNLWDKVEQGKEVISSGKVFHKADLPGMFQ; encoded by the coding sequence ATGAAAAAATATAAATACATCATTATTGGCGGCGGAATGACAGGTGCTGCAGCCGTTATGGGAATCAGGGAGAATGACCCTGATGGCTCAATTGCGGTCTTTTCCAAAGAAGAATTCCCTCCTTACGCTCGTCCTCCCCTATCAAAAGGGTTGTGGGCAGGAAAAGAGGAAAAAGGCATCTTTAGAAAACTGGATGAATTGGATGTCGACCTCATCCTGGATACTACAGTTGAGAAAATCTCTCCGGACGAAAAATTGGTTGTCACTAAGAAAGGGAAAAAGTATTCCTATCAGAAATTGCTGCTTGCAACGGGTGGAGATCCCCGGCATATGCCCGGAGCACCCGCTGATGTAATTTACTACCGCACCCTGGATGATTATCATAAATTAAAGAAAGAAACAGAACTTAAGGACAATTTCTGCATTATTGGCGGTGGCTTCATTGGTTCTGAGTTGGCAGCAGCGCTGACCAACAATAACAAGCAGGTCACGATGCTTTTCCCAGAAAAAGGTTTATCAGGCACCATTTTTCCTGAAAATTTATCGGAGTACATGGCTCAGTACTATCGGGATAAAGGTGTCAAAGTATTTACCACCCATCTGGTGGATTCTATCGTAAAAGAAGGCGATCAGTTCGTAGTCAAATATCACAGTATGGAAAATAATGAACCTGGAGAAGCGTATTTTGATGCCGTCATCGCAGGCATCGGAATCATCCCCAATACGGCACTGGCAGAGGACAGCGGTATCACAGTTGATAATGGAATCGTCGTTGATGAATATCTACAAACAAATCATCCGGATATTTTCGCGGCTGGAGATGTTGCCAACTTTGTACACATCCCACTCGGCCAGCGAATGCGCTTGGAGCATGCCAGCAATGCTCATTTGATGGGGCTGCTTGCCGGCAAAAATATGTCCGGTGAGAAACTGCCTTATGACAACTTTCCTTATTTTTATTCTGACCTGTTCGACATGGGTTATGAAGCAATTGGTGATACCAATATAAGGTTGGATATTTTCGAAGATTGGATCGAACCTTTCAAAAAAGGAACGATCTTCTATCTGAATGAAGGCCGCATTCGTGGTTTGATTTTCTGGAACTTGTGGGACAAAGTCGAACAGGGCAAGGAAGTGATCAGCTCTGGGAAGGTGTTTCATAAGGCGGACCTGCCTGGGATGTTTCAGTAA
- a CDS encoding GxGYxYP domain-containing protein has translation MKASYSIIVLDVSHFPFADQITAATLQGLVNREQPALFLDYGIYDDPNARRTNEDTMPEDIWQAKYRQYLGNQDRHNLEGYKQFYTIDTQESDSLNEVVKHFLSIVKGVVVWDPTIEDSINIAIMYASLEDLLPISPDRIDWAAQLDLSVVHDLRDRWQDRVSLYQWALEHLQPRCSSKKLASIEPGWCRPEFLDYAVKEKMFIYSLTAKGSGKTFERGWNLLMLILGGPAWLRNFIYNAGLFHRLKRMAQKWMSSDPEVSLGNAIQKKYAYHQDSTIFGWHTCRDDEFAFLQQLSANGLRLVPSFLSSNFSFHSGLPAVVPLKQEHVHEADVTLEKDKVYLTFTYSDGDQLMLMNTAQIGGWRRPERGKVAFNWEMQPLLVTYAPALLGLYYSTVTPADCLIAGPSGAGYIIPPLHDNLPNYLEQSAEICRQADITVITSYYPDPPKKVIKQHLHAPDNILGFISGYFYNVAKPIVADNRSIFICNKWPQLSQIFHSSDEVMAGVQEIIDAPGPKPRFVGVHLFAYRTTVTDVYNFVQTLDANKVKVVRADEFVIAAKKYFGKSQSNNATPK, from the coding sequence ATGAAAGCCTCATATTCAATCATCGTGCTAGATGTCAGCCACTTCCCTTTTGCTGACCAAATAACTGCTGCAACTTTACAAGGTCTGGTCAATCGCGAACAACCTGCACTGTTTTTGGATTATGGCATTTATGACGATCCAAACGCCAGGCGAACCAATGAAGACACTATGCCAGAAGACATCTGGCAGGCAAAATATCGCCAGTATCTTGGTAATCAGGACCGACACAACCTTGAAGGTTATAAACAGTTTTATACAATTGACACACAGGAATCCGATAGCCTGAATGAGGTGGTCAAGCATTTTCTGTCAATCGTCAAGGGTGTGGTTGTCTGGGATCCAACCATCGAAGACAGTATCAATATTGCAATCATGTACGCCAGCCTGGAGGACCTGCTGCCAATCTCTCCCGATCGGATCGATTGGGCAGCACAGTTAGATCTGTCTGTTGTCCATGATTTACGCGATCGATGGCAAGATCGGGTTTCCCTTTATCAATGGGCATTGGAGCACCTTCAACCACGCTGCTCATCAAAAAAGCTAGCCAGTATCGAACCAGGTTGGTGCCGACCCGAATTCCTGGATTATGCAGTCAAGGAAAAGATGTTCATTTACAGCCTTACTGCAAAAGGCAGTGGAAAAACCTTTGAACGCGGGTGGAATTTGCTGATGCTGATTTTGGGTGGCCCAGCCTGGTTGCGTAACTTTATTTACAATGCAGGTCTTTTCCACCGATTAAAGCGCATGGCTCAAAAATGGATGTCTTCCGACCCAGAAGTCAGCCTGGGCAATGCGATCCAAAAAAAATATGCATATCATCAAGACAGTACGATATTTGGGTGGCACACCTGCCGTGATGACGAATTTGCCTTTTTACAGCAGCTTAGCGCAAATGGTTTGCGGTTGGTACCTTCGTTCCTATCTTCAAATTTCTCTTTCCACAGTGGATTACCGGCGGTTGTGCCGCTTAAGCAAGAACATGTTCATGAAGCGGACGTCACATTGGAGAAGGACAAGGTTTACCTGACCTTTACTTACTCCGATGGCGATCAATTGATGCTGATGAACACCGCTCAGATTGGCGGCTGGCGCAGACCCGAGCGAGGAAAAGTGGCTTTCAATTGGGAAATGCAACCTTTACTCGTGACCTATGCCCCTGCATTGCTCGGTCTTTATTACAGTACTGTGACACCTGCAGATTGTTTAATCGCAGGGCCTTCTGGCGCAGGATATATTATTCCACCTCTACACGACAATTTGCCGAATTACCTGGAACAATCTGCAGAAATATGCCGTCAGGCTGACATCACAGTAATCACCTCCTACTATCCAGATCCTCCAAAAAAGGTCATTAAACAACATTTGCATGCCCCTGATAACATTCTGGGCTTCATTTCTGGATATTTTTATAATGTGGCCAAACCGATTGTTGCAGATAATAGAAGCATATTTATTTGCAATAAATGGCCACAATTATCCCAAATATTCCATTCTAGCGATGAAGTCATGGCTGGCGTGCAAGAAATAATCGATGCACCAGGACCCAAACCTCGCTTTGTTGGAGTTCACCTTTTTGCATATCGAACCACTGTGACCGATGTCTACAATTTTGTTCAAACTCTGGATGCGAACAAGGTCAAAGTCGTACGCGCAGACGAGTTTGTTATCGCTGCGAAGAAATACTTTGGTAAAAGCCAAAGTAACAATGCCACTCCGAAATAA